In Aedes albopictus strain Foshan chromosome 3, AalbF5, whole genome shotgun sequence, the genomic window ctgcttctctttctctcctacggcgtCGACCCATATCcgagtaaacattgccctcaaaattttgagggcaatgtttactttttgtatgagaatttgCAAGGTTATGTTTTTGGTGCAAGCCTCTATACAGCCAGCGTTAAATTGCATTCTATGCGCTTCAAATTAggtaatctttccaaatgtggaaaaatcgtcgtttttcacgctttcCCTTCGACAATAGAAGCtgttcttgggcttaacctgcaCAGTTGTAGTTCTAGTTTGCTTTCATTTAACGaaaaacctccacaatatgatgggatcgcgtgaaggcgttttgaccccccccccccccccgggggcgttatgcccgcagtttcCCTACGCAGTTGGGAagaaattgagttgtccaaaaaatgtctcacgaaacctaatgcaagcctttctatatagagataagtgacatttcaacacacgatcactagagcaaatttttcctcacacaaaagtgcacgccgattgaaaggctattcagattgcatatgcaaatattacccaatcgaataggctcctaaagtcctatcgagattcttgttttaaaccacaatatatggttcaagagtacatatttactcattttttgacgtttttattaaccgtagttgaaaatatataatttttatttttttagccttttgtgtCGTCCCTagtttataacacatactttgagtgattttttttcaccgtgtatgtcagataggaacatttttgaaatcccagtgcgaaaaatgtcgagctcagtcacacaaagttaacctcaaatgtcaaagtagaactatttaccattttacttatttcaaattttctcattattcctttgtttttcaagttcgagtaaagtacaattccgattagaataccatgcttgatcgtattattcaatataagcgagatttcgtctttaattttaggaccctattgggtaaaacgggtaaataatgataaaactaacgtccggggcaagagtgcaaatattttcctcgcagtttcacaactacatctacaaaaaggcacgcatacatttgaatgtgattacctctatacgtgagaacaaaatatgtttagggtaagaaatcaagctttgaactagtcaaattgtaatcttaattttgttggttttatgatcACTGCCCACGGAGGTCCACAAAGCGGCCCAGCGGAACCGACTATCGACCGGGGGAACTTTCGGTTCGCGTACGGCGGAGAAACACGGGAGGCAACACAAAGTACGTGTGctcgtcgcggcggtcggtttatttacACTAACAACAATGTACAATGCataaacaataacaaacatacatacattaggcagggtcggcgcagggcaatgatgataaacatcgcaacattcattaggctggcccaaatatttcaacactcctcctcgatgttgGTCATCACAATCACAAAGGTTCACGAAGGTTACATTTCCACAAAGTCTTCTAAGTTAACATTGGACACAACAGCCTAGACACAAAGTTCCTCCTCCTGCACCGAACACTTCTGCTTCGTCAAGTATTACACAGTCACATAGTCACAAAGTTTGTTCACAAAGTATCTAACACTTAGTATCGGAGTTCCTCGTCATAacagtcataaaattcttctggaatctcctCCTCAACGGGACGCCCAGCTGTATTCTTCCGGCGGTTGCCGATCTCCGCTCCTCCAGCTATCTTCAGGGCATACAGCTCTCCACTAAGATCCGCGACGGCTTCAATCTTCCCGCTAGCATTCACAATCTGGCACTTCGGCTCCACAAAGTTCACAATAAGTCCTTTCTGTGCCAGCTTCCGAACCGAGAGCAGTCCGCAGTCCAATTCTGGGATATACAGCACATTCTTCACTTTCTCGGGGTTCATTCTTCCGTCTCCATCGACGCACTCCAGGAAGCCTTCCCCAACACCGGCGGACCTGATCACGGAGCCGTCCGCCAACCTCACTTCCTGTTCCACGCTGTTGTCGATCTTCACGAAGAACTCTCGGTCATTGGTCATGTGGCTCGAGCAGCCACTATCCACATACCAGCTGTTCCGTTTCCGATCACCTCCGACTCCGAAACAAATTCCAGTGTTCTTCTCTGCCACCTTCTTCACTTCCGGATCCTTTCTTCCACTTTCACCAAGCATTGGGCACTCTCTCCGGAAGTGGCCCGGTTTCCGGCAGTTGTAGCAGACTCGCTGTCTAGGTTTTCTGCTTCCGTTGCTCCTGCTTCGCACATTCAGCGCCCGGTCATGGCGCTCTTCGGACACACTTTGCCGCTTCTCCATCCGTCGGTGGTACTCGTCCATCAGCCGCTGTTTCACGAACTCTAGCGACTGGTCGGCATCCGGACGGCTCTCCAAGGCCGTCACCAGTCCGTTGTAGGATTCCGGCAGACTCCGGTACACCATCGCTACTTGTAGGGGTTCCTCGATCTTCTGTCCCGCACACGATAGCCGATCGAATAACTCCTCGATCGCGAACAGGTGCTCTTCCATATTCGCACCTTCTTCGTAGTTGAAACTACAAAGTTTCTTCAACAGGGACACTCGCGACGTCACCGTAGCCTTTTCGTGGTACTTCTTTAATCTTTCCCAGACTTCGATCGCCGATTTTGCGTCCTTCACTAAGGCTAACTGATTGTCCTCGATATTCAGCACTATCAAGGCCTTAGCCTTTTGGTCTTCCTTCGACCATGCCGTTGTCACCGGCTCTGGTTTCACCTCAGAAATCGTATGCCACAGATCATAACTAATCAGCAGCATTTCGATTTTCACCTTCCACGTTTGATAATTACGATTATCCAAAcgggaaataaaaactttttctGCCATCTCGAAATTGTCACTTGTCTGTTGGCGCACACTGTATGCACGAAGGTACAGCCAACAACACACGCGAACGTACCCGACGGCGTTACTGACAGACTCCGTCACACAATCGAACACCACGGCTACGGCAACAGTTCGTTCGATTCGCGGGTCAAAATGGCACTATCTTCTTTCTTCTCGGCTGCGGGACATAAAATGGTGCACCACAAAGTCTCACCGGCACTTTCCAAGTCGTTCTGGGCGCCGCCCTTGCAAAACGGGCAATTATTCTGCCGACCACTTTTTCACTGAGTCTGTCCCGGTCACAACTGTTCTTCCACACACAGCAGCTGATTGAACTCAAGCCGAATCGAGCCTAATTAATTGGCTCTCCAACCGACCGGCACCACACAGAAGGAATCATCCGCGGGATGATTTTGCACTTCGCGACTGTCCGAGCACTTTTTCACTGGCTCTTCCGCcacactgggcccataacctgttggttTTATGATCACTGCCCACGGAGGTCCACAAAGCGGCCCAGCGGAACCGACTATCGACCGGGGGAACTTTCGGTTCGCGTACGGCGGAGAAACACGGGAGGCAACACAAAGTACGTGTGctcgtcgcggcggtcggtttatttacACTAACAACAATGTACAATGCataaacaataacaaacatacatacattaggcagggtcggcgcagggcaatgatgataaacatcgcaacaTTCATTAGGCTGGcccatttgaaccatttcgaaattcattaaaatgatacactttttgggcaaatcttgtcCCAAAAAGGTTGGTAAATGGATTCTCGTAATATAACCTGGTAGaattgactttaaaagcattgaatgaagcgtttttttcattgaaaataagaaattgaaaaatcactgcgatttcacccatttccccccagaggaagcacattttcggtgcactcgtacagctcccgcattgtatcacacgcaataagtgaatacgttaaatgaaagcaaattcatcgtagaatcgacTAACCGAATAATATctcacattatttgtcataaaattatcaaatttacgtaattattacttggagaatcttatcttgaattgaaccatttgtaatctagatttgaactagtgagaggggcgagcttctagtgtaggcctgcagactgcgctagtggctgctttgtttactcttggaagatgaaaaattccaaattttgtttccaaatttctgaagaattccgaacattcCGAGTTGAAATTCCACTACCTAATGAAACATAgttgagaattagcagatccatgtgattttgggttgtttagcatgaaattggctgttgtgggaattgctcgagctgctgccgccagtagttcaaatctagattaaaattggttcaaattatgattacggtggttcaaattaagattaaaatcatttttgacaaataatcgaatttttcaatgaaacttttgcaaatgtaaactttttaccactttacgAAAAGCTAAGCTAATACTTGTGTCTTTCATAAACCTGAGACtttaccgtagtaaattatttccatgtgggtgaaaaaatcagtcaaaattcacgatgcttcagaaaaccgcattttggttcaattcatgattacctaccctacaaagttcttacagatagattaacacgggaaatctgaacacaaaccactaccacacaggaatttggattggtcaatgggtcggcgtcggtggtgtactggttgcctctcaccccagtcggtcggggttcgattcccgtcgacgccgatgggattttctgagacatgaaATCCGTGATCACGACTAttctcggataggaagtaaagccgtgggTCCCGgtccatgtgttgatgggttcgacattgtagggtcccaggtgtggtggctgtctctctGGGCGTCggagccgacgtaaaacacaaccggcgccgaacggtgctagttggtcagaataaagaagaagaagaagaagaaaaagaagaagggaAGAaatgtttctgccaggaatcggtcaagaagtttctagaGCGATTGctttcgaacacgaaactgggctttggGCAAGTCCATCCTAGAAgtggagaccaccggcttactggtagaCTCAAGCGAAGACTGAGATAAGggaaagcaaaaaggcctgctttgatggTCTCTGtctgagtgccaatgcgaatccgtgggttgatgcctacaggatggccaagacgagaggtgtaatggctactACTTGTGGTGACCCACCCTATCGCATTATGTTGGCTGCTGGCTCAGCGATATCAAAAATAGATCATAAAATCATTTTATAACTGACTGCGAACGCGCGCGTACCGTTTCTTTACTCGGTCATATCACAGACCCGTCTATTGTGTATACCCGTATAGCGTGCACGTCTGGCCGGTCTCTACCGCAGGTACCGGCCATAACACTactgagcagtctccagagatgttcggatcatcgaagggattttctcgCTTTACGATCCTAGTCCTTGACtacctttcgtaggacagctggggactggggctaGCGATGTGGTACTTGTGGGGATTGCAAAGTGTCTTAGAGAAGGTAAGGCCCCAGATCCGgaaggagttccgaacttggtctTCAAAGTTGCTATTGCAAAGGCTCCCGGGATGTACAGGTCTGCTATgcggaaatgcctggacgagtgagttttcccagaggtttggaagcggcagagcctggttctattgccaaaggcggggaaaacaCCCGAAGACCCGCCGGCGGCGTCGACAtatataccgtaaaacggggcgaatagaaacacctTCCAGCATACTTAGGCAAGTATCTCTGGAACCGCGCGTAATAAAGTCAGTTGCAAGGGTCTTAACTTTGGGTCCCTCCTCCCTCTTTAATTGCTGTAATTAGGATTCAAAACTAATTTTGATTTCGTTAACTTATTTGAAAAAAGGTtgcttgtttctattcgccccgcaatggggcgaatagaaacagctttaaacatttttcgatattttttccaatttcaagacagaaataacttttaattcaatTAAAACTCTAACACTAGATTATAATAATTCACCTAGTAAAGAAAAAAATGTAGAATGTCGAAAAATACTTTAGTCTGTTAATACATACCAAATGGATAAAACGCAATTTAAATGGCGGAAGTTTTTTTGCCTCCAAATCGATactttgcttttaaaaattttcacaaaaaaaataacgGAATTATCATCTCAAAAAAAGTTTATTGAAACACTAGTAGCATCCAACTAGCTAATAAAATTaagttttgatgaattttaaAACATAATTGCCATCTTTTCTACAATAAGTTatttgtttctattcgccccattgtttctattcaccccgttttacggtaccaatGAAAATATACTTGATGGATACGGCGAAGAAGGTGCTTGAGGTTAAGGCACACTGAGGGATCCGTAAGAAATTCGCCTTGGATATCTATTGGATTTCTCATAGCTAGCGAAACGACAATATGCCGCATGTTGTAAACCATTTCACTGAATATATATATATTGAGATATATACATGATACACtacattattttattttaaattatcattCGCAGGATCTCACCTACAAACCGATCGCAACGGAAACTCCAAAAACCTATCGGCAAGCCCGAAAACTCCAAGTCTAACATCACCACCCTTGAGATCTCTTCACATCTCGCCTCACCACCATCATCACCACCAGGCGTACAACCTACCGTCCTCGTTGACATCGTCGCACCATGCGGCGTCACTGAATCTGGGTGGAAAATATGATCTCTCCTCGTTGTCCTCGACAGGATCGCTGGGCAGCATTAGTGGCGGCGGTGGCAATGGCACTGGAACCGCTTCTTCATCCCATCAGCAATCTCACAACACCTCTCACATCTACAGCACCCCAACGTCCAACCCGTCCCACCATTCAGTCGCGAACAACTACATGCACAACACCGGTAATAGCATAGGATCGTCACCGTTTGGACAGATCAAGTCGGAGTCCAACCCGCTAGCATCATCGACCCCCACCTCGGTGGCATCCAACGGGTACGGTGACTACATGAACAACTGCCTCCAGGGTGGATACTTTGGAGGAACCTTTGGTTCGTTGCATTCTCACCACAGCCCCCATTCGACCGGCATGGGTGGAGCGGTCAATGGAGCTCTGTCCCACAGCCACCATCATCACCACCATCACAGTACGGCTGCCGATCTGGCCGGGTACCACCACCAGCACAATGTCATACAGGCGGCCAAGCTGATGGCTTCATCCTAGGGAAAGGTTCCAGAGCCTCCCGATATGGATTGTTAATAGTACTTAATCCAGTTAAGTTCCTCGCTTCCACAGCTTGACGAGTTTTAGAAGATTCACGCTAAAAATAAATCACAGACTTCGGAGTTCAGATTTCTGAAAATAAGTCTATAAAAATCTGCAACTTCGGAGTCGGTGATTTTGTTTTTTTGTAATATGCAACAGTTCGTTTCATGTAGATTCGACACCATTAGGTGAGAAGACTTATGGCAGGTAAATTTTATCTGATCAAAATTGCATCTGTAAATGACAAATTGTATAACGATTTATTAGCTTGTTAAGAATAATTAGGGATAGTTTATTGAGTAGTGAAAAAGTAACATTTTTAAACAGATTCGACAATTTTGAAAATTACCCGTGATAGTTATCATTTTTCCTATTATTATATCATACTTTCGTACAAGTTTGCTAATTGAAGTGTACTGCATTTCAATTTCG contains:
- the LOC134292063 gene encoding GATA-binding factor A isoform X3, which translates into the protein MFHSTAAAAYSDMTAAAVATGNSGSYHQTASAAAAAAAAANAPVYVPSNRALGHSQYGHAANFPTQNGWPTDGFGTTHTQLPPQFYAQNVMMGSWRAYDPTGFQRTSPYGNLKKTATRRLGLCCTNCGTRTTTLWRRNNDGEPVCNACGLYFKLHGVNRPLAMRKDGIQTRKRKPKKTGAGGASDVMALVGGAKKDDMSDGSHLQTDRNGNSKNLSASPKTPSLTSPPLRSLHISPHHHHHHQAYNLPSSLTSSHHAASLNLGGKYDLSSLSSTGSLGSISGGGGNGTGTASSSHQQSHNTSHIYSTPTSNPSHHSVANNYMHNTGNSIGSSPFGQIKSESNPLASSTPTSVASNGYGDYMNNCLQGGYFGGTFGSLHSHHSPHSTGMGGAVNGALSHSHHHHHHHSTAADLAGYHHQHNVIQAAKLMASS